Part of the Spiroplasma sp. BIUS-1 genome, AGTATTTTTACATCTTTTAAGTCTTTGAATAGACTTCTAATATATTCAAAGTCTTGCGGATGTGCATAAAGTGCAATATTGTTTAGTTTTTCATTTGTTAAAACTGAATCAATATATTTATCGAAATTATCTTCTTTTTCAAATCAATTTTTGATAACAATAGTTGATTCATATCTTGGAGTTTCTTCTTTTATTCCAGATATTTCAATTGAATTCAAAGTATCTGAAATCTTGATTCCACAAAAGTTATGCAGTTTTAATAAAGCTTCATAAATTTTTTGTCTTTCACTTAATGGAATTGAAAGTTCATAAAGTGTTTCGTTCCCCTTAAACATTGCAGCTCCATTATTTGTAATTTTATATTCAACGTCAAATCCATATTTTTCAATAATTTCATTTACATGATCAATATCTCTTCCTGTTGCAATTACAAATTTATTTTCTTTTGATCAATTTTTTACAAAATTGATATCTCTTTCAATTAGTTCATAGCCATTTTCTTTTAATGTCAAAGTTCCATCATAGTCACTTATTCATCATTTCATATTTTTTATCCTTTCACGATAAATGATACTAATGTTTAATATCACAATTAAATTATAATTGATTAATTCGCTCTTTAAAAAAATAAAAAAACCAACATTTAGTTGGTTTTAATGCTAATTATTAACCGTGGTTTGTATCGTGTGCACACATTTGACATTCTGCACAGTTATCATCCAAATCACAAGTACATTTACAATCTTTGCAATCTTTTGTACATTCCATAATAAGACACATCCTTTCAATACTATTGTAT contains:
- a CDS encoding HAD-IIB family hydrolase, coding for MKWWISDYDGTLTLKENGYELIERDINFVKNWSKENKFVIATGRDIDHVNEIIEKYGFDVEYKITNNGAAMFKGNETLYELSIPLSERQKIYEALLKLHNFCGIKISDTLNSIEISGIKEETPRYESTIVIKNWFEKEDNFDKYIDSVLTNEKLNNIALYAHPQDFEYIRSLFKDLKDVKILQTVPFVLELMHKDVSKYSGIKYLKEKYNIDENNIISSGDGDNDFEMLDNVKNSFVMKSGTELALKTGKIVINNVSEIGQYIK